The proteins below come from a single Mercenaria mercenaria strain notata chromosome 3, MADL_Memer_1, whole genome shotgun sequence genomic window:
- the LOC128555861 gene encoding uncharacterized protein LOC128555861: protein MSLEVAAAVPASAVATYLMPAVAAESAPAVAMSSLMSIPAVVAEALAAVAAKAIPAVAKAIPAVAAAKAILAVEETTVAVQSEALAAEEVLAVEVAVSSSSISSRSTNKSSISRNSEQKQYQHHT, encoded by the exons ATGTCATtagaagtagcagcagcagtaccAGCATCAGCAGTAGCAACATACTTAATgccagcagtagcagcagaatcAGCACCAGCAGTAGCAATGAGCAGTTTAA TGTCAATaccagcagtagtagcagaagcatTAGCAGCAGTTGCAGCAAAAGCAATACCAGCAGTAGCAAAAGCAAtaccagcagtagcagcagcaaaaGCAATATTAGCAGTAGAAGAAACAACAGTAGCAGTACAATCAGAAGCATTAGCAGCAGAGGAAGTACTAGCAGTAGAGGTAGCAGTGAGTAGTAGCAGTATCAGCAGTAGAAGTACCAATAAAAGCAGTATCAGCAGAAACAGTGAGCAGAAGCAGTACCAGCATCATACGTGA